From the genome of Papaver somniferum cultivar HN1 chromosome 2, ASM357369v1, whole genome shotgun sequence, one region includes:
- the LOC113347893 gene encoding acylamino-acid-releasing enzyme-like, whose translation MREVSQGLDVANEEEFASQSKLLTEFASLSTIDKAWVFKSENGGSTRGMFLITQPNLLGNKKRTHILCSHIAKQSDGSVSFQWAPFPVEMSGVSTIVPSPSGQKMLLIRNQENEGPTQFEIWGPSQVEKEIHIPKSVHGSVYTDGWFEGISWSSDETVIAYVAEDPCPSKPVFDGLGYKKTGSTEKDCNSWKGQGDFEEEWGEGYSGKRRPGLFVVNIVSGDVHIVDGISKSLSVGQVVWAPKNDDLDQYLVFVGWPSDCGSENTERKLGIKFCYNRPCALYAVKASVHKSETDKLDTKGDRNEVETAAINLTRGISSAFFPRFSPDGRSLVFLSAKSAVDSGAHNATNSLHRIDWPTDGKPNTSPKLIDVVPVVNCAEEDCFPGLYCSSFLRNPWLPDGQTMIMPSYWRSSQVIVSVDVFSGRVSRVTPNSSASWDILALDGDNILAVSSSPVEPPEIKYGYSTERKEWSWLHISSPVSKYPTKVRSMLSSLQYSIMKIPVRDASVELTDGARTPYEAIFVSSKTRKSGACDPLIVSLHGGPHFLVSTNYNKNHAFLSALGYSLLILNYRGSLGFGEEALQSILGKIGSQDVNDVLAALDHVIEMGLADPSKVAVVGGSHGGFLTTHLIGQAPDRFVAAAARNPVCSLALMVGTSDIPEWCFVEAYGGREGKVYFTEAPSLDHLRVLYNKSPISHLSKVKTPTLLLLGAQDLRVPVSNGLQYARALKENGVEVKVIVFPNDTHGIDRPQSDFESFLNVGVWFNKHFQ comes from the exons ATGAGAGAAGTCTCTCAGGGATTAGATGTGGCAAATGAGGAAGAATTTGCTTCCCAATCTAAATTACTTACAGAATTTGCCTCCTTATCTACCATCGACAAGGCATGGGTCTTTAAATCGGAGAATG GAGGTAGTACCCGGGGAATGTTTTTGATAACCCAACCAAATCTCTTAGGAAATAAAAAACGGACTCATATTCTATGTTCTCATATTGCAAAACAAAGTGATGGGTCTGTCAGCTTTCAATGGGCGCCATTCCCTGTTGAAATGTCAGGTGTATCAACAATTGTTCCATCACCGTCAGGACAGAAAATGCTTCTTATACGAAATCAGGAAAATGAGGGTCCAACACAATTTGAAATCTGGGGACCATCTCAGGTGGAGAAGGAAATACATATTCCAAAGTCTGTTCATGGCTCAGTGTATACTGATGGATG GTTTGAGGGGATTTCCTGGAGCTCGGATGAAACTGTCATTGCTTATGTTGCTGAGGATCCATGTCCATCCAAGCCAGTGTTTGACGGTCTCGGCTACAAGAAAACAGGTTCTACAGAGAAAGACTGCAATAGCTGGAAAGGGCAAGGAGATTTCGAAGAGGAATGGGGTGAAGGCTATTCGGGGAAAAGGCGTCCTGGATTATTTGTTGTCAATATTGTTAG TGGAGATGTGCACATTGTTGATGGGATTTCCAAGTCCTTAAGTGTAGGACAAGTTGTATGGGCACCAAAGAATGATGATTTGGACCAGTATTTGGTTTTTGTTGGGTGGCCATCAGACTGTGGATCTGAAAACACCGAAAGAAAGCTTGGTATAAAATTCTGTTATAATAGGCCTTGCGCTCTATACGCAGTCAAAGCATCAGTTCACAAATCAGAAACTGATAAACTTGATACCAA GGGTGACAGAAATGAAGTTGAGACTGCAGCCATCAATCTTACTCGAGGCATAAGTAGTGCATTCTTTCCCCGATTCAG CCCAGATGGGAGGTCCCTTGTTTTCCTGTCTGCAAAAAGTGCTGTGGATAGTGGAGCACATAATGCCACCAACTCTCTTCACAGGATTGATTGGCCTACTGATGGGAAGCCTAACACATCTCCCAAATTGATTGACGTG GTCCCAGTTGTAAACTGTGCTGAAGAGGATTGCTTTCCTGGACTTTACTGTTCAAGTTTCCTCCGTAACCCCTGGCTTCCTGATGGACAGACAATGATTATGCCTTCTTACTGGCGCAGCAGTCAAGTAATAGTTTCTGTTGATGTGTTTAG TGGGAGAGTATCTCGAGTTACTCCTAATTCAAGTGCTTCGTGGGACATTCTTGCCTTAGATGGGGACAATATTCTCGCCG TGTCTAGTAGTCCCGTAGAGCCTCCTGAAATCAAGTATGGGTACTCTACTGAGAGGAAGGAATGGAGTTGGCTACATATTTCAAGTCCTGTTTCCAAATACCCTACCAAG GTTAGATCTATGCTGTCATCTCTCCAGTATAGTATAATGAAGATTCCAGTTCGCGATGCCTCTGTAGAGCTTACAGACG GTGCCAGGACACCCTATGAAGCCATATTtgtttcttctaaaaccaggaaAAGTGGTGCATGTGATCCATTGATTGTAAGCCTTCATGGTGGACCGCATTTTCTCGTATCGACTAACTATAATAAAAATCATGCATTCCTGTCTGCATTAGGTTACAGCTTGCTCATTTTAAATTATAG AGGTTCATTGGGATTTGGAGAGGAGGCATTACAATCAATCCTCGGAAAAATTGGATCACAG GATGTCAATGACGTACTTGCAGCTCTAGACCATGTCATTGAAATGGGTCTTGCAGACCCATCTAAAGTTGCTGTTGTTGGAGGCTCACACGGGGGCTTTTTAACAACCCACTTGATCGGCCAG GCACCAGATAGGTTTGTGGCAGCGGCTGCGAGAAATCCTGTTTGCAGTCTTGCGTTGATGGTTGGTACGTCTGATATTCCTGAGTGGTGTTTTGTGGAAGCATATGGGGGTAGGGAGGGGAAAGTGTACTTTACAGAGGCACCTTCACTTGATCATCTGCGTGTGTTGTATAACAAATCTCCTATATCACACCTCTCAAAG GTCAAAACACCAACCCTCTTGCTTCTAGGCGCACAGGATCTGCGTGTTCCAGTTTCAAATGGATTGCAA TATGCACGAGCATTGAAGGAGAATGGAGTTGAGGTTAAGGTGATCGTGTTTCCAAATGACACCCATGGAATTGACAG GCCGCAATCTGACTTCGAAAGCTTTCTTAATGTTGGTGTCTGGTTCAATAAGCATTTTCAATAA